In a single window of the Nicotiana tomentosiformis chromosome 8, ASM39032v3, whole genome shotgun sequence genome:
- the LOC138897092 gene encoding uncharacterized protein, whose amino-acid sequence MVEEGLKSSKIMSYSAIKATTQAIQSGTGNLLGKKKKEDVAMFVSGSWRGLRGPPHHYTQTQPRPQTYTQAPYNPSQHYFPPQNPRYSVELPQYHVHHAQSYAQPPPYPQWRAPTPQNPYPPPQPYRDPTGPSFRSRPDYRKERQQQKETFTPIGESYTSLFQRLRQLDVLRPIEPKTPNPPPRNLDYSLRCVYYSDAPGHDIEKCWHLKRAIQELIDTNQIVVQSPEAPNINQNPLPAHAETHMIEIVHKDGQPKNSSKSVMIIRASESNPVKAPDFAKAMPLTVEGVSEKPSTLNVKPSVLVVKGPPVDVEANQEKQKVVVPGVPGKPVIIVEGARVTPVIIKPVTQLPIVDTKAVPWNYKQVIVTYKGKEVEEEVNGTGGLTRSGRCFTPEELRKTKPFKDRHIPVKKPVTEEEAEEFLKKMKMQDYSIVESVEENTSSDLSFVFADTFR is encoded by the coding sequence atggtggaagagggactcaagtcaagcaagatcatgagctactctgccataaaagcaaccacacaagcaattcaaagTGGCACTGGAAAcctgttaggcaaaaagaagaaagaagatgtcGCTATGTTTGTCTCCGGATCATGGCGTGGCCTAAGGGGTCCGCCTCACCACTACACCCAAACTCAACCCCGGCCTCAAAcctacacccaagctccatataatccatccCAGCATTATTTCCCACCACAAAACCCTCGATATTCTGTCGAGCtaccccaataccatgttcaccacGCACAGTCATATGCAcaaccccctccttacccgcaatggcgtgctccaactccacaaaatccttATCCACCCCCACAACCATACCGAGACCCTACCGGTCCAAGCTTTCGATCAAGGCCGGATTATAGAAAAGAGAGGCAGCAGCagaaagaaaccttcacccctATTGGAGAGTCGTACACCAGTTTGTTTCaaaggttgaggcagttggacGTTTTGAGGCCGATTGAGCCAAAGACACCAAATCCACCTCCAAGGAACCTTGATTATTCCCTCAGATGCGTATATTATTCTGATGCCCCAGGGCACGACATAGAGAAGTGTtggcatttgaagagggcgatccaagagcttattgatacaaatcaaattgtggtccagagcccggaggcgccaaacatcaaccaaaatcctttgccagcccatgcagagacacatatgattgagatagttcataaggaCGGGCAGCCcaagaattcttccaagtctGTCATGATAATCCGGGCTAGCGAAAGTAATCCAGTTAAAGCCCCAGATTTTGCAAAAGCAATGCCTTTGACGGTTGAAGGGGTGTCAGAGAAGCCAAGCACGCTCAACGTGAAGCCATCTGTATTGGTTGTGAAAGGTCCTCCGGTTGATGTTGAAGCGAACCAGGAAAAGCAAAAAGTGGTCGTGCCAGGGGTCCCAGGCAAGCCTGTCATAATCGTAGAAGGGGCTCGTGTTACCCCCGTTATTATTAAGCCAGTGACCCAATTACCAATAGTTGACACAAAGGCCGTCCCGTGGAATTACAAACAGGTGATAGTAACATAcaaagggaaagaagtagaggaagaagtcaatgGAACCGGAGGACTGACTCGTTCTGGGAGATGTTTTACCCCAGAAGAACTGAGGAAAACCAAGCCATTCAAGGACCGCCACATCCCGGTAAAAAAGCcggtcaccgaagaagaggctgaggaattcctgaaaaagatgaaaatgcaagactattccattgtagaaTCAGTTgaggaaaacaccagctcagatctctcttttgtctttgctgatacattcagatga